GGAAAAGAGGTCAGTCCGTTCAGTTTCATGTCCTCACCCAATGTCTCCGCCTCAGCACAACCACCCAGGTTCTGGCTCACCTGCGCCCTGGAGGGACATCTGCATGGCATATGCAATCTGCTCTTCCTCGGTCATACTACTTAGGTCGGGGAGCCCCGTGCGGCCAAACTCCTGCTGGCTGATGGTCATCTTCAGCAGGGCATCGTCCGAGTCTGGGAAAAGGGAGAGAGCGGCGGGGTGGAACCATGCCATATTCCACAAAGACCCAACCCCAAGCCCACGCGTTCCCACACTGccagaccccccacccccatctacaCCAGGCCTCCACTGAGCACCCCGCAGTCCCGGGACTTCAGATTCCACCTCTTTCACCTTCAGTCCCAGTCGTAGCAATTCCGGCCTCAGCGGCAGAGGCGGCAGCTGCCCGCCGCGCCTCCTCCTCCTGCCGCTGCCGCTGCTCTTCCATAGAAACACGAAGGGCCTGGCCAAGGGCAAGGGAAATCAGACATTCTCCAGCCCTGGGCACCAGGGAAGGCAGCTGGGGAATGCAGCTGAGGGGTGGGAACACACCGTAAAGGGGGAGCTTCTGGTTTATATAcatggggaaggggctggagagaTAACAGGTGATATAGCAAAAAAGGACGGACTTGGGAGAAACCTGGGGTTTAACGGGGAGAAGTGAACAAGAGAGAGTCTGACATTGGTATCCCTAGAGATCAGACAGAACTGTGGGGAAGAGGGACCAAGAGGGGCTCTGGGAAAACGAGCAAGGGTATTAGGACTGTCTAGCCCTAGAGAAGCTATGTGCCGTGTGGACCAGTAGAGGAGGACAAGGAAGGTTCCCTGAGGTCAACGTTTGCTCACCAAGGCCAGCTCAGGATCAGCACTGGGATCCACTCCAAATTCAAAGTCACTGGCACCAAGACCCAGCATGGCACCGCCTTCCCCAGCCAGAATTGGAGAACTGATGAGGGCATCAGCCAAGCTGGGCCCAGGAGGCACTGTCACCAGATGAGAACCGGTTCCATCTTTGCCATTCAGCGTGTTTACAAAGGCGGTCAGCTTTTCTGTGTTCACCTCCTGGGGAGGGAAGAACATAGGAGGCTCTCCTTCTCGCCCTGCCCCCCATTCTCTGCCATGTCAGCTCCTGTCTGTAGCTACTCTCCCACATGCAGACACTCCTCTGGGTAAGGACTGTTCTCTGTTTACAACCACAGCAGTCAATGCCTCCCGAATGGTCCTTACTCACCTCTTCCCCAAAATTGATAATGTCAACATTTACTTTCTCCTTCTTGAGGCGTTTAGCCAGTTTCACCAGCTGCgaagaaggggagagaaataaggaaatcTATTCCATACCACGATGGGAGATGACACACCTCACAAAAGCATACAGGAATTGGTAGACCTCTCCAAGGTCCCCCAACAGAAACACTGAATTCTGCACATCCTCCTTTCCCCAAAGTGATGAACCCAATGCCTCTCTGGCTCTCCTAGGGGCCAATAGACCCCATTCCCAAACATGTGGTGCCCAAATTCCCCAGTTATCACTTGGACTCACATCCTTCTCATTGTCCTCCACGGGGCTTCCCACAAAGGCAATGATTCGCATCTTGTGATTCTTGCCCTGTCGGTGCTTCAGGGCCAGcttgaaaaggaagaggaagttcCCGGAGTCAGCCAGAGGAATCACCCAGCTCTTTCCTGTCACTCTGCTCTTTTTCTATGGCTTCTGTGTACCTCGAGCCTACCATCATGCTCATACCAGGTCTAAACCCCCTCCTACACCCTTCCCTTCTTGCTGTGCCTCTCCGTGGATAAGGAAGAGGGGTTAATTCTCAATTCTAGGGATGTTTCCCTTCATGATCTTCACCAATCCTGGGATTCATCCCATCATATCCTTTCTACTCCTTTCTCTAGGTCACCTCTCCTCCCTTGCGCTGGTTCTAGCTCAAGAGTCCAGGGGAAAAATGAACAAGGGTGGAGGCAGAAGCCCAGAGCAAGGAGGAACCACCAAAGGGATCCAACAGGACTCACATGGGCCACGCGGATGCCAGTGCAGAAGGTGATCTTGCCTTTGGGTTGGACAGTGTGGAGCTTAGACAGGATGCGGCCGGTGTCAGGGGTGAGTGTGGTCAGCACTTCACAGTCACTGGGATGTGGGGAAAGCACCTTCTGTGATTTCAGGTCAGGACAAGTGCCTCCAAACTGTGTTTGACTAATCTTTTCTTTAGGGATCTTGATAATAACTGTAATCTCTATTTTTCTTAATCAAATATCTAGTGTTTAGAGAGTGGATCTTataagttctcatcacaaggaaaaaaatttgttaaCTATGTGAGACATGGGTATTAattaaacttactgtggtgatcattttgcaatatacacatttatcaaatcattatcttgtacaccttaaacttcatgtcaattacatctcaataaaactagggAAAAACATCTAGTGTTTAGAcatgaaacacagaaaataagaagTGGTTGATTTTGTGAGAAACTTGCCCTCTTCCTCCCAATATTTCCCCCAGCCTCTCTCATGTCATCTTGCTCTCGGAGCCCTGGGAATCCTCTACAATATCTGGATGCGCCTTCTTATCTCTCCTACCCTCTCCATTTCTAGACCCATTTTCTAGCTAATAACATGTATATCGGGATGGGTGGTCACTCATTTGAGGATTATCAGT
The sequence above is drawn from the Tursiops truncatus isolate mTurTru1 chromosome 1, mTurTru1.mat.Y, whole genome shotgun sequence genome and encodes:
- the PSMD4 gene encoding 26S proteasome non-ATPase regulatory subunit 4 isoform X2, giving the protein MVLESTMVCVDNSEYMRNGDFLPTRLQAQQDAVNIVCHSKTRSNPENNVGLITLANDCEVLTTLTPDTGRILSKLHTVQPKGKITFCTGIRVAHLALKHRQGKNHKMRIIAFVGSPVEDNEKDLVKLAKRLKKEKVNVDIINFGEEEVNTEKLTAFVNTLNGKDGTGSHLVTVPPGPSLADALISSPILAGEGGAMLGLGASDFEFGVDPSADPELALALRVSMEEQRQRQEEEARRAAAASAAEAGIATTGTEDSDDALLKMTISQQEFGRTGLPDLSSMTEEEQIAYAMQMSLQGAEFGQAESADIDASSAMDTSEPAKEEDDYDVMQDPEFLQSVLENLPGVDPNNEAIRNAMGSLASQATKDGKKDKKEEDKK
- the PSMD4 gene encoding 26S proteasome non-ATPase regulatory subunit 4 isoform X3; this translates as MVLESTMVCVDNSEYMRNGDFLPTRLQAQQDAVNIVCHSKTRSNPENNVGLITLANDCEVLTTLTPDTGRILSKLHTVQPKGKITFCTGIRVAHLALKHRQGKNHKMRIIAFVGSPVEDNEKDLVKLAKRLKKEKVNVDIINFGEEEVNTEKLTAFVNTLNGKDGTGSHLVTVPPGPSLADALISSPILAGEGGAMLGLGASDFEFGVDPSADPELALALRVSMEEQRQRQEEEARRAAAASAAEAGIATTGTEGERDSDDALLKMTISQQEFGRTGLPDLSSMTEEEQIAYAMQMSLQGAEFGQAESADIDASSAMDTSEPAKVLVIKMLVTLAFLGLRVVPQQNHVLAKSTHQVTMGPVSQSLVLCIPTG
- the PSMD4 gene encoding 26S proteasome non-ATPase regulatory subunit 4 isoform X1 yields the protein MVLESTMVCVDNSEYMRNGDFLPTRLQAQQDAVNIVCHSKTRSNPENNVGLITLANDCEVLTTLTPDTGRILSKLHTVQPKGKITFCTGIRVAHLALKHRQGKNHKMRIIAFVGSPVEDNEKDLVKLAKRLKKEKVNVDIINFGEEEVNTEKLTAFVNTLNGKDGTGSHLVTVPPGPSLADALISSPILAGEGGAMLGLGASDFEFGVDPSADPELALALRVSMEEQRQRQEEEARRAAAASAAEAGIATTGTEGERDSDDALLKMTISQQEFGRTGLPDLSSMTEEEQIAYAMQMSLQGAEFGQAESADIDASSAMDTSEPAKEEDDYDVMQDPEFLQSVLENLPGVDPNNEAIRNAMGSLASQATKDGKKDKKEEDKK